Within the Scyliorhinus canicula chromosome 6, sScyCan1.1, whole genome shotgun sequence genome, the region attgtactttgtcattcaatgtaatatttgaaaatgaaaaatgaaatgaaaatcacttattgtcacaagtaggcttcaaatgaagttactgtgaaaagcccctagtcaccacattccggtgcctgtttggggaggctggtatgggaattgaatcgtgctgctggcctgtcttggtctgctttcaaagccagcaatttagccctgtgctaaacccgccccgttctgctgaggacttcagctgacgatttaagttctcattgcatcctttgaaaaaaatcaagagatttgtccttgaactcgccatgcttagtcttcaaatgcctttgaagttttgaggggttTAGACTTTCATTTTTCAGCACTTCCCTGCATCTAATGCACATGGGTCTTgcgtcctgatttgcattggcccaATTAATAAATCCATATCTTAAAAAAttgtctttatactgctttgtgcctgatttcagtttcttcttaatgggctgttcagcagaggccctggagctcacaccagcactgctttgccctggTGTGGAccttcctgaacagctcacaccaacactgctttgtcctggtgtagaccctcctgaacagctcacaccaccactgctttgtccttctgtggattctcctgagccactccctccagcaggtttagttgtgagatcctggcctgtttgtgtctctggccctctcttccttctaccaaaatgatccattttaaattttactgccctgttgcttgtttgctgctcataaaatggaggaatcacaatcgcgcccaaagcacatgACGCCGACGTTCAGGTGAGCATGACCTGCCCTCTGCCTCCCTTTAGGCAAGAAGATTAGGTACAATTTTCAAAAAAATCTTCTGCGGCTCTGTAGCAGCCGGctattaataacgccggctgcaagcggccttcaaaatggccgtgaaCTTGTAAAAGAAAtgcagccgcattgcgcatgcgcgccctatcatcggtgcgcatgcacaaAACTATATAGCGCTGAATACCTTATCGTCCCCTTGACTCAATGACAAATTCAAACTAACCTTTGGAAAGGGGAAATCCATGCCACAGAATGCTTGATCTTTGTGGGAAGTTTTCTTTGAGATTAGCAGAGAGTGCCATCACTTTGGTACTGACAACAAAATCTGGGCAATGAAAGTAATGATTGGAGTTTGAAAGAGCAGTTCTAAATGACTTGAGGGAGACTTTTTCCACTGAATAAAGTGGTGTTTGAAAGGAGTAGGGAACCGTGAATGGTAAGAGAAACAAGCTTGTGTGATCAGAGTGATCTGTCCATGACAGGGACATTAGGAATAAGAGGCCATATAGGACAGCAATGTTAAGGAGGTGGTGTGGATATATTTAACAGAATTTGTGTACGGGATGAGGTTTAATGTGCAGGGTAAAATTCATTTGATTTTTTTGTCAACAGCTATGAGATTTCAAGAAGTTAATGTAATATTCATCATTCTCATAATGAAGTGTCAGATATTGTGAGTCACTGAAGTGGTTATCAAGAGTAAATCACTAGGAAACGATGCAATCAACATATATTACAATACTTAATCCTTTGAAAATACTGACTTGGTTGAACTGTGTGAACTGGGGCTAATTGCTGGCCATCCAAGTGAAGATCAGCATGCTTTCATTGCTGTATACCTTTCCTAGGTGGAGCTTTCACACTATAACCATAGCAAAGTAGTTTCATTTTGCACCATGCTACATTTCTAATTCAATGGAGCCTGAACCTGGTGCCAGCACAATGCCTGATACCGAAGGGAAGCATGATCCGCCCTCTCTCAGTTTCGTTTCAGTTAGGTTACATTTGATTTATATTATACAAATTCAGCATGAGTGTAAAATGAAAACTATTTCATGTTGACGCTAAGTTAGTGACGTAAACACAGCCTGATTTATCAGTTTGATTCTCAGTTCTGATTAAAGTATATCCCACAGCAGGAGGACTTAATGAGTTAGTGACTGACCAATGCAGTGGATTTGTGGAAATCGGAATGATCATAAGCATTCAatatccacctcccccccccccccccccccccccctatttcctAGTATTAGACAGATTCCAAAACTACTCCTTGTAGTTGGCATTTTGGATTCTTTATTGACAGTTTTAAATCCAGCTCGGGTTAAAAAATAGGGGTCCTTTTCTCTTTAAAATGTAAGGGGCACATTAATCCCCTCTGATCTTAAAGCTTCCGAGCTCACCTTGGCGACCCGGACCACCTGTGGCAACAAATGTTATTGGGCTTTTGTTTACATCAGCAGGTTCGAAAGGACAGCGAGTGGCTGGAATGTAATATGATTGTAACTTTACAAAGTGATGTTATCTCAACTTTACAGCAAAAACAGGCCGGGGACGAAAAAGAAAACCAAACGGAATGTCCCTGTTTGCAGATGGACACCTTACACAATTGAGTAATATTGCGACAACGTTTCTATGAGCTCTCTGCTTCTTTGCAAATATCAGAGCAATATACCATTGTCCGGCACGGCCTTTTCCGTTTGTAACAAAACGTTTACTGACTTTTTCAACCCGATAACATAGTTTTCTGGCATTCTTTTGATCAATGTTTTTTATAAGAGAAACTCGCACGTTCTTACGCGTTTCTGCTGATGTTTAAAAATAGAGGTACAGAGACACTTTGATACAGATTGAGATTCTTGCCAGCGGAAGCAGGCCGCCTTCAGCACTGGCATCGGTCTCTGTGCTTGTACACTGGACCACTGGTCCATACAGGTAGCTCGTGAAGACTGCAAGAAAATGCTATTCATTTATTTTCTCACCGTTTtggcttttctgatgtcatgccAAGGCGATTGCCCCACGAGGTGTGATTGTGACTCTTCTAAATCGGTGCATTGCTACAGAGTTACAACTGTGCCCAAAGCTATCCCAACCGATACCAGAAAACTGCACTTGGgacacaacaacatcaaacagCTCCGGGTGAGGGACAGAATCTCCATGAGTTTGTCAGCATCACCTTACCTGGGTTGTTGCTAATAATCGTGTTATTGATTTGAGTGCAATGTCATTTCTTTGGattgatttattttctttcatatGTTGAGTCGTTTTACTTTAAGATATTTATTGTTCCGTGTTTAGTAGGTGTGCCGGGTTATATTGCAATAGTTGTTTTCATTTCGACTATCTCCGTTGTGTAGCATTTAGCAAATTTAATCTGTGGATGGATTAAAACCCAGTGCTGAATTTGTGAATACTCTGGGAAGTCTGAACACGGCAGAGCACGAGGTAAGGCATTCAAAATGTGTGCAAGATGTGACTACTTATAATGCGACTTCCCCGAAATTGCAAAAGGTGCTGCTCCTGAAATCGCCTcggacagggagagagtgtgcctGTAACTGCAGAGTAGGGTTAGGCTGCTCATGGAGTTTCTGGAGTCAGACATCAAATCATTTCCTTTTGAATCAGGATTACATTCTCCTCTTAGGCAAAACATAATTCTTTAAAGTTGCCTTTGGAATAGGACGATGACTTGTTTCTCTTACCGTGCAAAAGCGCATCTTCCTATGTCGGTTCCTGTGTTGGGACCGGATCAACGAGAGTTTAAGGTGTTTATCCGAATTCCAAAGTTTTAACTATATAATAGAGCGTGTTATGAAGATAATTAAATGAAGGGGCACCAACATTGTACCAAAATAGATCCAATCCATTCGTGCCCTGATGTATCTGCAGACACTCTGCTGGAAGAGTCTGAAAATAACCTTGCTCTCTTTCTCATTCTCCATGTCTTAGAAGGAATATATTTGCCAAAGAGGCAGGGTGGGAATTTCACTCGGCTGATAACCGGGATTGTCGGGACTGCTCCATAAGGAGATCGGTTCGACTGGGAATTCACTTTGAGTGTCCAATGATGAGAGGAGATGTGATtaaacattctaacaggactggacagactaGACGcaaggaggatgttttccctggctggCGAATCTAGAACCGGGAGACCATTTAGCGctgagatgaggaaagatttcttcactcaaagtgtAGTGAaccgtggaattctctaccacagaaggttgtggaggccaagtaaCTAATGTATTCAAGCACGAGATAGTTTTTTTTAGATTTATAGCATCAAGGAGTATGGGGAGGAAGCagaaatatggcattgagattgaggatcagccatgatcaaaggaAAATTTCATTGACAGTAGTGGCACCAGAAGATATTGTCGCCGatcaatggcaggctgcctcctgccactgaaAAACAGGCTGCAAGGAGGTCAGAGGATCACCTCAGCATTTATTCATTTACCTTTTttaataaagttagagtacccaatttatttttaccaattaaggggcaagttagcgtggccaatccacctactcggcacatctttgggttgtgagggcaaaacccacgcaaacacagggagaatgtgcaaataactcacggacagtgacccagggccgggattgaatctgggacctcggcaccgtgaggcagcagtgctaaccactgcgccactgtgctgcacaTGTATTCATTTACTCCGTCATGCCACAGTCTCTGCCTCAGTGATTCTCTTTTGCAAAGCACCTGACATGACAACAATCtactgtgtaaagaaatttctcataacgcctctccctctctttgtAATTTTGAACCAATTGGCCCCTTATTGCTGAATACCTGATCAGAAGAAATCAATTGAAgcccttcacaattttaaaaaggtTGATTATATCTCTTTGGTCTTCAGTGCCCCATGGAAATTGCCTCAGTAATTGCCTTCAGGCCTTTCCTTGTAACTATAGCTTCCCACCCCTGGCATCGTCTCTGCTGTACCTACCATGGCTTTACTGTCCTTTCTGTGGGACTGCCAAAATTGTAGTTAGTGCTCTATTAAGGCTTACATTTTAAACCTTatataatcatggaatttacagtgcagaaaaaggccattcggcccatcaagtctgcaccgccccttggaaagagaaccctacccaagcccacacctccaccctccccttaaCCCTACCCGACCTtttcttttgaacactaaggacaatttaacatggcctacccacctaacctgcacacctttggactgtgggaggaaaccggagcacccagaggaaacctacgcagacaggaggagaacatggagactccgcacagacaatgacccaagccgggaatcaaacctgggaccctggagctgtgaagcaactgtactaacaactatgctactgtgctgcccactaattaTACTTCATTCTCCTGTATATACGTCTAAAATGCTCAGAAACCTTTTATGACAAAAGTATTGTTCATCCATTTTCTTCAGTATTTTTCCATCGAGTCGTACTCTCATTCCCTATTTGTCTCCTCAAATCTATTACCTTACATTGCTCACATCCTGTCACCTTTTTGCTAACTATTTTAATTTGCTCATCGGTGTTTGACAAATCTTTTTGCTTTTGGTCATCAGGACATTAACAGAGCATGCTCCTTATGCCCAAATTCAAATCATCTATATGCACAGTGAAGCAAACGGGCACCATACTAACCCCTTGGGCCACCACCGACAACCCTTTGTAAactgagaaaatgctggattaactcagcagatctggcagcatctgtagagagaaagaGTGTTAATGTTTCAGATGTAAATGATCCCTCTACTGAACTGAAGGAAGGTAAAATGTACAGAATATGTTTCTCTCcagatgccagacctgctgagtttatccagcatttatgATAAATGGGACTCAGACTTTTGACCCATTAACATTTGATAAATTCTTTGGCATTTGCCCATTATCAATGTACTTAACTATAATTGCAGAATGGTTATGTTCCTTGACTATAAAGTGAAATTAATTCAGAAAAAGTTAACTCTGCACAATAAAACACTAATGGTATAGATGTAGGATATTAAGAAAGGACAAAACAATTTAGAAGCATTGAACATTCACGTAGATTTATTCTACTTTTCTTTTTCATTCTCTTTCTTTAGTTTCAGTCCCAGCTCCTCTCATACCTTCTTTGTGTCACTGCTGACATTCTGGAGTTTTGTTTGGTTTATCTCAGATTTTCATTATTTGTAATTTTCTTTAACCGTGCGCCCTGCCCCCGACTCATGGGATTAGAAAAACAAGATTAAATTCTGGCGAAAGGTTGTTATTGGAAACTGAAATTACACTTCAATGTCTGTCTTGTATTGATGTTTTGCAGGCATCAGATTTTGGTGGACTTAATGGCATTGAAGAACTTGCATTGTCTTCGTGTGGAATGGAAGCAACAGAAGCGCACACATTTTCAACACTGATAAATCTGAGGACCTTAGAATTGTGGAAGAACAAGCTGAGGAATGTTCCCAGTAAGCTTCCCTCCAATGTGGAGGTACTAAAACTGGGTAATAATCGGATTCAGGCCTTATGTGAGACTGAATTTGAAGGCATGGCAAAACTGAAAATCCTTGACCTTCAAAACAATAAGATCTCCAAAATCCATTCTAGTGTTTTGTCATCTGCTCTTAAACTAGAAAGTCTTGTTTTGGATAGTAATAGCCTTGAGTTGTTATCAGGACCATTGAAACTTCCTTATCTGAAGCGTTTAAGCATGAAAAATAACAGGCTGTCTTCTCTACCTTCAGATTTCTTCAGCTTCTTATCATCACTGCGCTTTCTCAGTTTATCAGGGAATGTATTTTGCAAGATTCCAAAAAATATGCCACCTTTATTGTGGTCCTTAAAGCTGGACAAAAATCTGATCAGTGAATTGCAGATTCAAGACTTAAACTATCTCAGGCACCTCTTTGAGCTCTCCCTTTCTGAAAATCAACTTTCTACAGCAAATGATGCACTGTCTTTAACAAACTTATCCATAGTGGATCTGTCTAAAAATCAACTCAGAGCAGTTCCGACTAGACTGCCAGCACGGTTGCAAAGGTTGGATTGCAGTCACAATTTCATACAACACGTTACACTACAGGAATTCTCTGGATTGTGTGAACTGAAGCATTTATTTTTGGAATACAACAACATTACGATTATTGATGTGGATGCACTGCAGCACTGTTTGCAACTTTCAGACCTTGCACTGGAGCGAAATCAATTGTCGTCCTTCCCAAAAGGGTATGAGAATATTATTGGGATGGGAGGTGTACAATACTAAAATTATAGGGGTGTGGTATCAAATACTTTTTGTTCCCAATTTACTGTCAAGCAGAAAATAATGGGTGGGGAAGAAAACACCAAAAAACTGCAAAGTGTCAGTTCCGACAAGAAAACTGGATTGAAACCCAGTGACAGAGTCAGTGGGATTTCGTTTGGAATCTTACACCACTTTAAGAAAAGTTTTTCCTCCCACAGGAATGATGCTGTACTCCGGACACCCTCCCGCTGATTGGCTCGCCTAATTAGTTGAATTACTGGggagttccttataaatgtctcTCCAGCACGTGGTCCAGATCCATTTGATGGGGATGGCAGCACGGAAGCCAGCTCCGCATTTTCCCGAGGGAGCCCTGACCAGACTCCTGAACGTGCGCAGCAGAGGCCAGGTGTACTCTACCTggaatcagggccggctcaaggtaccggcaactcgggcagtcgcccggggcgccatgtgctagggggcgccatcaagtctatgtctatgtatttgcattatgtacttctgtatgtcctatgtgtttcatggtacaggtgacaataaatcaaatctaattAATTCAGTGGCCGAAaggttgtaagattctaaggacgatctgcgcatttgcaacatgttgcctccgcttgatggcagttacgcatgctcagtagctgcccacgcgcagcccggagtcacgtggggtgctccttcagccctggccccgcccctatgcggccgccatgttgattggcctcggccgcctgccggtctggttcagccgctggcggctgctcagtgtctgtgtgaggcagtggctgcacggAGGGTCCTCGGTGGGAGGAGGGCCGCAgaggggagcaggaaaaggctatccgcagcggggaaaggtgatggagcgcagcgctggaggcctttaaaattggcacttgtaagggcgccgaagttcagcttgcccggggcgccagcaaccctagggccgctgcTGCCTGGAATATCGGAGGCGGCCCACCAGCCAAGTCACCACTCCTGTCTGGGAGGCAATAGCTGCCTTGTTCAGTGCCAGCACTCTGCAGAAGAGGATGGGCAACCtacaggaagaagatgaatggccTTTTCCACATGGCCAGGGTAAGTCTGCCACCTTTAGTcactcactccaccccctcacccaccgctCACACCTCTAGGTGATCTCTTACCTATTGATCTCCCAGGTTGCCCACATGTCATGAagcactcttctcccccccccccccccccccccccccccccccccaccactcccccatctCAAGTTTGCTTCTCACATTCCGGCTCCCACTCCAATCCCAGGCATGTTATTTCCCAACTGGCTGGTCTGGTAGGTGTGCCACCTACAATTTCCCCATATGTGTCTGCGCAGGACAAACTGCAGCACAACCGGTGTGAGATGGCAAAGCCACCTGGAATCATGTGGGAGCTTTGAAACCTGACCCCGCATGAGGAGAGAGTGCTTGAACTGGCCGGGGAGGAGCCTGACTGTGCCTGTGCTCATGGTGAAATGGAGGTAGCGAAGAAAAATGAGGACACACAGTCATACCTAAAACCCCACGTGAGTAAACATCTTGCACTATTAATCCCCCCATGGTGTATTAATGTCATCTCCTTTTTCTTGCAGGGCAGTCGATCATCCCGGACCATTCATGCATCCCCAGGAAGATGCAGAGCTGCTATCTGATCACAGCCTCAAAGAGGTGTCACAGCTCCACCTCCAGATACTCGCACCTCGGTTGGAATAAGTAGTAGACAGGCTTCTGGATCtttcactggtgagcacctcgcAGATGATGATCCAGAgcaggtggaggccgggacgtccCAGGGATCTAGCTTTCGGAGGGTTGCCAGAGTCCAAGATTCTGTTGAGCCTCTGACTTGGATGACCCCGAGCTGGTGGAACTGCAAAGGTAGACTCGCGAGAATCAGGGAGAGATGACAGCATCTCTCGTCAGACTGcaaggctgactggaggagtccTATTGCCTTTTGTCCGAGGAGATGGTGCCGTCACCGAGGCCAAGACAGCGATGGTGGCATCCACAATGGGGATATTGGTGCAGAATGTGCACTCCATGGCAGgggatgtctgctccatggttgtgggcatgacctccatggctgagggtttcaatcgcatggtgcaggcactggggGGAATCCATGGTGTCAGCACCAGATCTCGCTCAATCCTATGGAGGTGCACAGGGGTCCTTAGGAACCTGATAAAAAGAGGATCTGCAGGACCACAGCCAGAGTCCTCCTCCCGGGAGACCTCAGGGGTTCCCAGCACATCTGCCACACCCTTCCCTGTAAGCGGCACATCTCTAGTCCTGCACACTGAGGAGGGCAGTACTGCAACAATTGTGCTCGTCGAAGGTACACCCGGACCCTTAAGACCCAGGccccccagtggaaacccacCAAAGTCATCTCAGACAACAGAGTTTTGAAGGCTGCAGACCACCTctacctcagctgtggatcctagGCAGACACATAGATGTAGTGTGGGGATGAGGAAAAGTAGGAAACTGTGGCAGCTAGTGGCATGGGTCATCACAGGCACTAGTTAAGATAGGTCACTACTATAATATAGTGCTTATAGTAAATTTTACTTTGTTCACCACCAGACCTCCATGGGCCCAAGATCTGCAAACCCCCATGCACGCTTGGCGCTTCATCCATGATGCGGTGTGAGAGTGGCAGCGTTATGCCTCTGTcacctcccacactgatgacCCATTGAAGATGCGCTGCTGCAGTCAacaaccccgcccctccccacccagtgGCTTCAACGCTTGGGCCTCTCATAACATCCACTCTTCTCCAATAATGAATGAGGCTGCCACAGGCTGACAAAGTGCTAAGAGGCTGTCCAGCCCGGAGGTTAGTTAGAGGAACACACTAGGACCCCTGACGTTGAAGGGGATGGAAACAGATGAGAGCATATCCTGTGTCTCTGAACTCTATGATCCATGATAAGCCCATTCCCTGGCATAATGCGTTCAGTTCTATGTccggcaggagtcagacatatctctgaggatgagaggagcaagccctcaatgcaagtcatcatcattctcctgcagagtCCGGCCAATGGCTTTAACGCCCTCTGCATGGAATCGGGGTCCACACTATTGCTGAGATAGCAGTTCCTTCGTATGGAGATTTCACAACTGGGCCCTGGCCATGGCCCGaggcccttcctcctcctcctcctctgtgcgtTGCCCCTCGCCACACTCCTCGATCTCCTCCTCATCTGAAGAGATGTGGTGCTTCTCCGTCTCCTCTGTGTCCAGCTGGTTTCCCCTCTGCTGCGCCAAGTTGTGGAGAGCGCAGCAGATTGAAGAGGaacaaccaaacaagaaagcgcAGTTCACCAGGCATGGAGAAATGAGCAAAGGACCTGCCCTTGGGCAGATCATTAATAAATCCAAACTCTACCAATGAACTAAAAACTTAAATGAgatcaattattaaggaaatcCAATAACTTAAGTGAGAACCTCTTACCAGCAATGTACTTTTTCACAGCAGGAAGCAATAGTTAACAAATatataaacagaaaattctggaaaaactcagcaggtctggcagcgtctgtggagagggaaatagCATTAACAATTAGAGTGAGTCTGGATTTGCTAGGCGATGGCGCGAGAGGTGCGGTGGGGAAGGCAGAGATTCAGTGGTCACTCTTGTTATTTAACAGGTCGTGAAGACAAATCAGAAATTCATCACAGTATGGAGGAACTACTGGAGGTTAATTATTTCACAAAGGACATTTTGTTGGAAAATCATATGTGCGGTGGTGAAGGGGCACTTCTAGAAATACATCACAATGGATTGCCTTGAGAGATATAATCTCAGGAGGAATTGAACGTTCTCACAGTCTAAGTAATTTAGGGGCTGGGGAAAGCTTTCAATGAGATGGGTCAACAAGTTTAATTTTGTCACTGGGGAGGTTGACTTGGTGGATTTTTCAAAAttaaacagtaaggggtggaggGATAGTGGGGGAAGTGTCTATAAGACTGATAGTCTACAGTACTTCACCAGTGGATGGGTACAatgtgacagcacggtagcatagtggttagtatagTTGCTTCAgagttccagggttccaggttcgattcccggcttgggtcattgtctgtgcggagtctgcacattctccccgtgtttgcgtgggtttcctccgggtgctccggtttcctcccacagtccaaggatgctggttaggtggatttgctatgctaaattgcccttagtgtccaaaaatggtttggtggggttacggggatcgggttagaattagaattagagttagaacagtacaggcccttcggccctcgatgttgtgccgagcaatgatcaccctactcaagcccacgtatccaccccataccaacaacccccattaaccttattttttaggacactaagggcaatttagcctggccaatccacctaacccgcacatctttggactgtgggaggaaaccggagcacccggagaaaacccacgcacacacggggaggacgtgcagactccgcacagacagtgacccagccgggaatcgaacctgggaccctggagctgtgaagcattgatgctaaccaccatgctaccgtgctgccacctagggtggaggtgtggggttagggtggaggtatgggcttgggtagggtgcaggccggtgcagacttgatgggccgaatggcctccttctgcactgtaaattctatgattctgttaagTACGTGAAGCAAAGAGATAGTGAACAGGATAAAATGGGACATTCCATATCCCCCAAATTAACGGCATTCTCATCATTATTCTATCATCCAAATCTTCCAGTAGCTAGAATATTTTGAACGGAACTAATATTGATGCAGAGCCACCTAGCAATAAATGGAACTGCCATTTATTTCCAAAGCTAAGTTTAAACCTGATTTGATGGGCA harbors:
- the LOC119967926 gene encoding nephrocan-like, whose product is LASGLQSSDCPTRCDCDSSKSVHCYRVTTVPKAIPTDTRKLHLGHNNIKQLRASDFGGLNGIEELALSSCGMEATEAHTFSTLINLRTLELWKNKLRNVPSKLPSNVEVLKLGNNRIQALCETEFEGMAKLKILDLQNNKISKIHSSVLSSALKLESLVLDSNSLELLSGPLKLPYLKRLSMKNNRLSSLPSDFFSFLSSLRFLSLSGNVFCKIPKNMPPLLWSLKLDKNLISELQIQDLNYLRHLFELSLSENQLSTANDALSLTNLSIVDLSKNQLRAVPTRLPARLQRLDCSHNFIQHVTLQEFSGLCELKHLFLEYNNITIIDVDALQHCLQLSDLALERNQLSSFPKGLPDTLIRLDLKGNNITDICKETVENMKRLRVLNLRNNMLSSLKPDVLGYFPRLRRLYLDGNPWNCTCDLMKIRVLLTARQLEIKSATPAYYRGEIWLSSTKVLNSCGYNTIHRVRGKAFLEIAAKRAQEDDRSNINGPTDNEDYYDYDAD